The Oncorhynchus tshawytscha isolate Ot180627B linkage group LG08, Otsh_v2.0, whole genome shotgun sequence genome window below encodes:
- the rgs14a gene encoding regulator of G-protein signaling 14 isoform X3, with amino-acid sequence MVAFSGLCRSLSRLAKRTAQYKFGKLNTYSDTCPPTQIKSQAVSDGELNMSGRGCGGSCTSLPEAQGGDAQASSVVSWAVSFETLLEDPMGVCYFKAFLRSEVSAENILFYQACEKFREIPPTRMKELSEEAHAIFQTYLSDHAPYAVNIDDTARVEEKDLLKPTAEMFDKAQKQILKLMKMDSYRRFVRSPLYQKCTLASVEGRPLPNIPAEPTSTGSWENMATFSRSLNDNKKLVTCVQQRDKQREKRGSWGVDLSYTKVNVSRKDYRMSNSSVENGRSGPSDQGQGDGCGSVEGGYCCVYLPDGSASLAPIRPGLPLREMLSGLCEKRGFPLKDIIIYLHGKDRKPLSLEQDCSILRHQQVSLELRVTFALEVVFTGKTVGIMVKSSKTLQDALSAVLQKHQLASHQARVTMSGSDVPLSMSTSVFKLANKKLQLDKVGSPRISGQTPVAQESGRSPAGPEVHVSPQADGPGAKPRVRKNHEMEVMIELLSRAQACRVDDQRGLLTKEHLELPQFLLKPPVHDQETQQVEAGEVTGGWSTHRH; translated from the exons ATGGTGGCCTTCAGCGGGCTCTGCCGAAGTCTCTCTCGGCTGGCGAAGAGAACTGCTCAGTACAAGTTTGGGAAACTGAACACCTACAGCGATACCTGTCCACCAACTCAAATAAAG AGCCAGGCAGTGTCAGATGGCG AGCTGAACATGTCTGGTCGTGGCTGTGGGGGCAGTTGTACCAGTCTGCCAGAGGCCCAAGGGGGAGATGCCCAGGCCAGCAGTGTCGTCAGCTGGGCTGTGTCCTTCGAGACGCTATTGGAAGACCCCATGGGAGTATGCTACTTCAAG GCCTTCCTGAGGTCAGAGGTGAGTGCGGAGAATATCCTGTTCTATCAGGCCTGCGAAAAGTTCCGGGAGATTCCACCCACCCGGATGAAAGAG TTAAGTGAGGAGGCTCATGCCATCTTCCAGACATACCTGTCTGACCACGCGCCCTACGCTGTTAACATCGACGACACGGCTCGCGTGGAGGAGAAGGACCTGCTGAAGCCTACAGCTGAAATGTTTGACAAGGCCCAGAAACAG ATTTTAAAGTTGATGAAGATGGACAGCTACAGGCGCTTCGTCCGCTCCCCTCTTTACCAGAAGTGTACCCTGGCCAGTGTGGAGGGCAGGCCACTACCCAACATCCCCGCTGAACCTACCAGCACAGGATCATGGGAGAACATGGCCACCTTTAGCCGCTCCCTCAATGACAACAAGAAG CTTGTAACCTGTGTTCAGCAGAGGGATAAGCAGCGGGAGAAGAGGGGATCGTGGGGAG TAGACTTGTCATACACTAAGGTGAATGTGTCTCGTAAGGACTATCGGATGTCCAACAGCAGTGTAGAG AATGGTCGCTCTGGTCCCTCAGACCAGGGGCAGGGTGATGGTTGCGGTAGTGTGGAGGGAGGTTACTGCTGTGTCTACCTGCCTGATGGCAGTGCATCCCTGGCCCCCATACGGCCCGGCCTCCCCCTCAGAGAAATGCTGTCTGGCCTCTGTGAGAAGAGAGGCTTCCCCCTCAAAGACATCATTATCTACCTCCATGGAAAGGACAGG AAGCCCTTATCTCTGGAGCAGGACTGTTCAATACTGAGGCACCAGCAAGTCTCCCTGGAGCTGAGGGTGACGTTTGC gtTGGAGGTGGTGTTCACTGGTAAGACAGTGGGCATCATGGTGAAGTCCAGTAAGACTCTGCAGGATGCCCTGTCTGCGGTACTACAGAAACACCAACTTGCATCACACCAGGCCCGGGTCACCATG AGTGGGAGTGATGTGCCACTGAGCATGAGCACTAGTGTGTTCAAACTGGCCAATAAGAAGCTGCAGCTGGACAAAG TTGGCAGTCCCAGGATCAGTGGCCAAACGCCAGTCGCACAA GAGAGCGGTAGATCTCCAGCAGGCCCAGAGGTCCATGTGTCTCCTCAGGCAGACGGACCCGGAGCCAAGCCCAGGGTCAGGAAAAACCATGAGATGGAGG TGATGATAGAGCTGTTGTCCAGGGCCCAGGCCTGTAGGGTGGATGACCAGAGAGGCCTGCTGACCAAGGAACACCTGGAGCTGCCCCAGTTCCTCCTGAAACCACCTGTCCATGACCAGGAGACTCAACAGGTGGAGGCTGGAGAGGTGACAGGGGGATGGAGCACCCACAGACACTGA
- the rgs14a gene encoding regulator of G-protein signaling 14 isoform X11 — protein sequence MVAFSGLCRSLSRLAKRTAQYKFGKLNTYSDTCPPTQIKSQAVSDGELNMSGRGCGGSCTSLPEAQGGDAQASSVVSWAVSFETLLEDPMGVCYFKAFLRSEVSAENILFYQACEKFREIPPTRMKELSEEAHAIFQTYLSDHAPYAVNIDDTARVEEKDLLKPTAEMFDKAQKQILKLMKMDSYRRFVRSPLYQKCTLASVEGRPLPNIPAEPTSTGSWENMATFSRSLNDNKKLVTCVQQRDKQREKRGSWGVDLSYTKVNVSRKDYRMSNSSVENGRSGPSDQGQGDGCGSVEGGYCCVYLPDGSASLAPIRPGLPLREMLSGLCEKRGFPLKDIIIYLHGKDRKPLSLEQDCSILRHQQVSLELRVTFALEVVFTGKTVGIMVKSSKTLQDALSAVLQKHQLASHQARVTMVEWE from the exons ATGGTGGCCTTCAGCGGGCTCTGCCGAAGTCTCTCTCGGCTGGCGAAGAGAACTGCTCAGTACAAGTTTGGGAAACTGAACACCTACAGCGATACCTGTCCACCAACTCAAATAAAG AGCCAGGCAGTGTCAGATGGCG AGCTGAACATGTCTGGTCGTGGCTGTGGGGGCAGTTGTACCAGTCTGCCAGAGGCCCAAGGGGGAGATGCCCAGGCCAGCAGTGTCGTCAGCTGGGCTGTGTCCTTCGAGACGCTATTGGAAGACCCCATGGGAGTATGCTACTTCAAG GCCTTCCTGAGGTCAGAGGTGAGTGCGGAGAATATCCTGTTCTATCAGGCCTGCGAAAAGTTCCGGGAGATTCCACCCACCCGGATGAAAGAG TTAAGTGAGGAGGCTCATGCCATCTTCCAGACATACCTGTCTGACCACGCGCCCTACGCTGTTAACATCGACGACACGGCTCGCGTGGAGGAGAAGGACCTGCTGAAGCCTACAGCTGAAATGTTTGACAAGGCCCAGAAACAG ATTTTAAAGTTGATGAAGATGGACAGCTACAGGCGCTTCGTCCGCTCCCCTCTTTACCAGAAGTGTACCCTGGCCAGTGTGGAGGGCAGGCCACTACCCAACATCCCCGCTGAACCTACCAGCACAGGATCATGGGAGAACATGGCCACCTTTAGCCGCTCCCTCAATGACAACAAGAAG CTTGTAACCTGTGTTCAGCAGAGGGATAAGCAGCGGGAGAAGAGGGGATCGTGGGGAG TAGACTTGTCATACACTAAGGTGAATGTGTCTCGTAAGGACTATCGGATGTCCAACAGCAGTGTAGAG AATGGTCGCTCTGGTCCCTCAGACCAGGGGCAGGGTGATGGTTGCGGTAGTGTGGAGGGAGGTTACTGCTGTGTCTACCTGCCTGATGGCAGTGCATCCCTGGCCCCCATACGGCCCGGCCTCCCCCTCAGAGAAATGCTGTCTGGCCTCTGTGAGAAGAGAGGCTTCCCCCTCAAAGACATCATTATCTACCTCCATGGAAAGGACAGG AAGCCCTTATCTCTGGAGCAGGACTGTTCAATACTGAGGCACCAGCAAGTCTCCCTGGAGCTGAGGGTGACGTTTGC gtTGGAGGTGGTGTTCACTGGTAAGACAGTGGGCATCATGGTGAAGTCCAGTAAGACTCTGCAGGATGCCCTGTCTGCGGTACTACAGAAACACCAACTTGCATCACACCAGGCCCGGGTCACCATGGTGG AGTGGGAGTGA
- the rgs14a gene encoding regulator of G-protein signaling 14 isoform X9 yields the protein MSKNIKTLGVPGVGHMSQAVSDGELNMSGRGCGGSCTSLPEAQGGDAQASSVVSWAVSFETLLEDPMGVCYFKAFLRSEVSAENILFYQACEKFREIPPTRMKELSEEAHAIFQTYLSDHAPYAVNIDDTARVEEKDLLKPTAEMFDKAQKQILKLMKMDSYRRFVRSPLYQKCTLASVEGRPLPNIPAEPTSTGSWENMATFSRSLNDNKKRDKQREKRGSWGVDLSYTKVNVSRKDYRMSNSSVENGRSGPSDQGQGDGCGSVEGGYCCVYLPDGSASLAPIRPGLPLREMLSGLCEKRGFPLKDIIIYLHGKDRKPLSLEQDCSILRHQQVSLELRVTFALEVVFTGKTVGIMVKSSKTLQDALSAVLQKHQLASHQARVTMSGSDVPLSMSTSVFKLANKKLQLDKVGSPRISGQTPVAQESGRSPAGPEVHVSPQADGPGAKPRVRKNHEMEVMIELLSRAQACRVDDQRGLLTKEHLELPQFLLKPPVHDQETQQVEAGEVTGGWSTHRH from the exons ATGTCTAAGAACATAAAGACTCTGGGTGTTCCTGGTGTTGGTCACATG AGCCAGGCAGTGTCAGATGGCG AGCTGAACATGTCTGGTCGTGGCTGTGGGGGCAGTTGTACCAGTCTGCCAGAGGCCCAAGGGGGAGATGCCCAGGCCAGCAGTGTCGTCAGCTGGGCTGTGTCCTTCGAGACGCTATTGGAAGACCCCATGGGAGTATGCTACTTCAAG GCCTTCCTGAGGTCAGAGGTGAGTGCGGAGAATATCCTGTTCTATCAGGCCTGCGAAAAGTTCCGGGAGATTCCACCCACCCGGATGAAAGAG TTAAGTGAGGAGGCTCATGCCATCTTCCAGACATACCTGTCTGACCACGCGCCCTACGCTGTTAACATCGACGACACGGCTCGCGTGGAGGAGAAGGACCTGCTGAAGCCTACAGCTGAAATGTTTGACAAGGCCCAGAAACAG ATTTTAAAGTTGATGAAGATGGACAGCTACAGGCGCTTCGTCCGCTCCCCTCTTTACCAGAAGTGTACCCTGGCCAGTGTGGAGGGCAGGCCACTACCCAACATCCCCGCTGAACCTACCAGCACAGGATCATGGGAGAACATGGCCACCTTTAGCCGCTCCCTCAATGACAACAAGAAG AGGGATAAGCAGCGGGAGAAGAGGGGATCGTGGGGAG TAGACTTGTCATACACTAAGGTGAATGTGTCTCGTAAGGACTATCGGATGTCCAACAGCAGTGTAGAG AATGGTCGCTCTGGTCCCTCAGACCAGGGGCAGGGTGATGGTTGCGGTAGTGTGGAGGGAGGTTACTGCTGTGTCTACCTGCCTGATGGCAGTGCATCCCTGGCCCCCATACGGCCCGGCCTCCCCCTCAGAGAAATGCTGTCTGGCCTCTGTGAGAAGAGAGGCTTCCCCCTCAAAGACATCATTATCTACCTCCATGGAAAGGACAGG AAGCCCTTATCTCTGGAGCAGGACTGTTCAATACTGAGGCACCAGCAAGTCTCCCTGGAGCTGAGGGTGACGTTTGC gtTGGAGGTGGTGTTCACTGGTAAGACAGTGGGCATCATGGTGAAGTCCAGTAAGACTCTGCAGGATGCCCTGTCTGCGGTACTACAGAAACACCAACTTGCATCACACCAGGCCCGGGTCACCATG AGTGGGAGTGATGTGCCACTGAGCATGAGCACTAGTGTGTTCAAACTGGCCAATAAGAAGCTGCAGCTGGACAAAG TTGGCAGTCCCAGGATCAGTGGCCAAACGCCAGTCGCACAA GAGAGCGGTAGATCTCCAGCAGGCCCAGAGGTCCATGTGTCTCCTCAGGCAGACGGACCCGGAGCCAAGCCCAGGGTCAGGAAAAACCATGAGATGGAGG TGATGATAGAGCTGTTGTCCAGGGCCCAGGCCTGTAGGGTGGATGACCAGAGAGGCCTGCTGACCAAGGAACACCTGGAGCTGCCCCAGTTCCTCCTGAAACCACCTGTCCATGACCAGGAGACTCAACAGGTGGAGGCTGGAGAGGTGACAGGGGGATGGAGCACCCACAGACACTGA
- the rgs14a gene encoding regulator of G-protein signaling 14 isoform X8 has product MSKNIKTLGVPGVGHMSQAVSDGELNMSGRGCGGSCTSLPEAQGGDAQASSVVSWAVSFETLLEDPMGVCYFKAFLRSEVSAENILFYQACEKFREIPPTRMKELSEEAHAIFQTYLSDHAPYAVNIDDTARVEEKDLLKPTAEMFDKAQKQILKLMKMDSYRRFVRSPLYQKCTLASVEGRPLPNIPAEPTSTGSWENMATFSRSLNDNKKLVTCVQQRDKQREKRGSWGVDLSYTKVNVSRKDYRMSNSSVENGRSGPSDQGQGDGCGSVEGGYCCVYLPDGSASLAPIRPGLPLREMLSGLCEKRGFPLKDIIIYLHGKDRKPLSLEQDCSILRHQQVSLELRVTFALEVVFTGKTVGIMVKSSKTLQDALSAVLQKHQLASHQARVTMSGSDVPLSMSTSVFKLANKKLQLDKVGSPRISGQTPVAQESGRSPAGPEVHVSPQADGPGAKPRVRKNHEMEVMIELLSRAQACRVDDQRGLLTKEHLELPQFLLKPPVHDQETQQVEAGEESLPGGLDLDKV; this is encoded by the exons ATGTCTAAGAACATAAAGACTCTGGGTGTTCCTGGTGTTGGTCACATG AGCCAGGCAGTGTCAGATGGCG AGCTGAACATGTCTGGTCGTGGCTGTGGGGGCAGTTGTACCAGTCTGCCAGAGGCCCAAGGGGGAGATGCCCAGGCCAGCAGTGTCGTCAGCTGGGCTGTGTCCTTCGAGACGCTATTGGAAGACCCCATGGGAGTATGCTACTTCAAG GCCTTCCTGAGGTCAGAGGTGAGTGCGGAGAATATCCTGTTCTATCAGGCCTGCGAAAAGTTCCGGGAGATTCCACCCACCCGGATGAAAGAG TTAAGTGAGGAGGCTCATGCCATCTTCCAGACATACCTGTCTGACCACGCGCCCTACGCTGTTAACATCGACGACACGGCTCGCGTGGAGGAGAAGGACCTGCTGAAGCCTACAGCTGAAATGTTTGACAAGGCCCAGAAACAG ATTTTAAAGTTGATGAAGATGGACAGCTACAGGCGCTTCGTCCGCTCCCCTCTTTACCAGAAGTGTACCCTGGCCAGTGTGGAGGGCAGGCCACTACCCAACATCCCCGCTGAACCTACCAGCACAGGATCATGGGAGAACATGGCCACCTTTAGCCGCTCCCTCAATGACAACAAGAAG CTTGTAACCTGTGTTCAGCAGAGGGATAAGCAGCGGGAGAAGAGGGGATCGTGGGGAG TAGACTTGTCATACACTAAGGTGAATGTGTCTCGTAAGGACTATCGGATGTCCAACAGCAGTGTAGAG AATGGTCGCTCTGGTCCCTCAGACCAGGGGCAGGGTGATGGTTGCGGTAGTGTGGAGGGAGGTTACTGCTGTGTCTACCTGCCTGATGGCAGTGCATCCCTGGCCCCCATACGGCCCGGCCTCCCCCTCAGAGAAATGCTGTCTGGCCTCTGTGAGAAGAGAGGCTTCCCCCTCAAAGACATCATTATCTACCTCCATGGAAAGGACAGG AAGCCCTTATCTCTGGAGCAGGACTGTTCAATACTGAGGCACCAGCAAGTCTCCCTGGAGCTGAGGGTGACGTTTGC gtTGGAGGTGGTGTTCACTGGTAAGACAGTGGGCATCATGGTGAAGTCCAGTAAGACTCTGCAGGATGCCCTGTCTGCGGTACTACAGAAACACCAACTTGCATCACACCAGGCCCGGGTCACCATG AGTGGGAGTGATGTGCCACTGAGCATGAGCACTAGTGTGTTCAAACTGGCCAATAAGAAGCTGCAGCTGGACAAAG TTGGCAGTCCCAGGATCAGTGGCCAAACGCCAGTCGCACAA GAGAGCGGTAGATCTCCAGCAGGCCCAGAGGTCCATGTGTCTCCTCAGGCAGACGGACCCGGAGCCAAGCCCAGGGTCAGGAAAAACCATGAGATGGAGG TGATGATAGAGCTGTTGTCCAGGGCCCAGGCCTGTAGGGTGGATGACCAGAGAGGCCTGCTGACCAAGGAACACCTGGAGCTGCCCCAGTTCCTCCTGAAACCACCTGTCCATGACCAGGAGACTCAACAGGTGGAGGCTGGAGAG GAATCCCTTCCAGGTGGGCTGGACCTGGACAaagtctag
- the rgs14a gene encoding regulator of G-protein signaling 14 isoform X10 has translation MSGRGCGGSCTSLPEAQGGDAQASSVVSWAVSFETLLEDPMGVCYFKAFLRSEVSAENILFYQACEKFREIPPTRMKELSEEAHAIFQTYLSDHAPYAVNIDDTARVEEKDLLKPTAEMFDKAQKQILKLMKMDSYRRFVRSPLYQKCTLASVEGRPLPNIPAEPTSTGSWENMATFSRSLNDNKKLVTCVQQRDKQREKRGSWGVDLSYTKVNVSRKDYRMSNSSVENGRSGPSDQGQGDGCGSVEGGYCCVYLPDGSASLAPIRPGLPLREMLSGLCEKRGFPLKDIIIYLHGKDRKPLSLEQDCSILRHQQVSLELRVTFALEVVFTGKTVGIMVKSSKTLQDALSAVLQKHQLASHQARVTMSGSDVPLSMSTSVFKLANKKLQLDKVGSPRISGQTPVAQESGRSPAGPEVHVSPQADGPGAKPRVRKNHEMEVMIELLSRAQACRVDDQRGLLTKEHLELPQFLLKPPVHDQETQQVEAGEESLPGGLDLDKV, from the exons ATGTCTGGTCGTGGCTGTGGGGGCAGTTGTACCAGTCTGCCAGAGGCCCAAGGGGGAGATGCCCAGGCCAGCAGTGTCGTCAGCTGGGCTGTGTCCTTCGAGACGCTATTGGAAGACCCCATGGGAGTATGCTACTTCAAG GCCTTCCTGAGGTCAGAGGTGAGTGCGGAGAATATCCTGTTCTATCAGGCCTGCGAAAAGTTCCGGGAGATTCCACCCACCCGGATGAAAGAG TTAAGTGAGGAGGCTCATGCCATCTTCCAGACATACCTGTCTGACCACGCGCCCTACGCTGTTAACATCGACGACACGGCTCGCGTGGAGGAGAAGGACCTGCTGAAGCCTACAGCTGAAATGTTTGACAAGGCCCAGAAACAG ATTTTAAAGTTGATGAAGATGGACAGCTACAGGCGCTTCGTCCGCTCCCCTCTTTACCAGAAGTGTACCCTGGCCAGTGTGGAGGGCAGGCCACTACCCAACATCCCCGCTGAACCTACCAGCACAGGATCATGGGAGAACATGGCCACCTTTAGCCGCTCCCTCAATGACAACAAGAAG CTTGTAACCTGTGTTCAGCAGAGGGATAAGCAGCGGGAGAAGAGGGGATCGTGGGGAG TAGACTTGTCATACACTAAGGTGAATGTGTCTCGTAAGGACTATCGGATGTCCAACAGCAGTGTAGAG AATGGTCGCTCTGGTCCCTCAGACCAGGGGCAGGGTGATGGTTGCGGTAGTGTGGAGGGAGGTTACTGCTGTGTCTACCTGCCTGATGGCAGTGCATCCCTGGCCCCCATACGGCCCGGCCTCCCCCTCAGAGAAATGCTGTCTGGCCTCTGTGAGAAGAGAGGCTTCCCCCTCAAAGACATCATTATCTACCTCCATGGAAAGGACAGG AAGCCCTTATCTCTGGAGCAGGACTGTTCAATACTGAGGCACCAGCAAGTCTCCCTGGAGCTGAGGGTGACGTTTGC gtTGGAGGTGGTGTTCACTGGTAAGACAGTGGGCATCATGGTGAAGTCCAGTAAGACTCTGCAGGATGCCCTGTCTGCGGTACTACAGAAACACCAACTTGCATCACACCAGGCCCGGGTCACCATG AGTGGGAGTGATGTGCCACTGAGCATGAGCACTAGTGTGTTCAAACTGGCCAATAAGAAGCTGCAGCTGGACAAAG TTGGCAGTCCCAGGATCAGTGGCCAAACGCCAGTCGCACAA GAGAGCGGTAGATCTCCAGCAGGCCCAGAGGTCCATGTGTCTCCTCAGGCAGACGGACCCGGAGCCAAGCCCAGGGTCAGGAAAAACCATGAGATGGAGG TGATGATAGAGCTGTTGTCCAGGGCCCAGGCCTGTAGGGTGGATGACCAGAGAGGCCTGCTGACCAAGGAACACCTGGAGCTGCCCCAGTTCCTCCTGAAACCACCTGTCCATGACCAGGAGACTCAACAGGTGGAGGCTGGAGAG GAATCCCTTCCAGGTGGGCTGGACCTGGACAaagtctag